The Aphidius gifuensis isolate YNYX2018 linkage group LG2, ASM1490517v1, whole genome shotgun sequence DNA window CAGTATTCAGTCAACAgctaatagaaaaaaaggcTTATCCTACTATTTTGTCGACGGCCAATGAGTGTGCAGTAAACCAGTGCTTCAAAGTGCATAAAACTGCAACCCCAAACTCCAAAAATCACATTTCACTTGTGTTCTTCAACcaagcaacaacaacaacattcgACATGGCTCGTACCAAGCAAACAGCCCGTAAATCAACTGGAGGCAAGGCTCCACGTAAACAACTTGCCACCAAGGCAGCTCGTAAGAGTGCACCAGCAACTGGAGGTGTAAAGAAACCACATCGTTATCGTCCAGGAACAGTAGCACTTCGTGAAATCCGTCGTTATCAAAAAAGTACTGAGCTTTTGATCCGCAAGTTGCCATTCCAGCGTCTTGTTCGTGAAATTGCTCAGGACTTCAAGACCGACTTGAGATTCCAGTCATCAGCTGTTATGGCACTCCAGGAAGCCAGTGAAGCCTACCTCGTTGGTCTCTTTGAAGACACCAACTTGTGTGCAATTCACGCCAAGCGTGTCACCATCATGCCAAAGGACATTCAAT harbors:
- the LOC122849624 gene encoding histone H3, with product MARTKQTARKSTGGKAPRKQLATKAARKSAPATGGVKKPHRYRPGTVALREIRRYQKSTELLIRKLPFQRLVREIAQDFKTDLRFQSSAVMALQEASEAYLVGLFEDTNLCAIHAKRVTIMPKDIQLARRIRGERA